tatcatcatatttggaatacttaatagttacttccttaattcatatcaacaaacaaggaagtagattaagatttcctaaattatgatggcaagtaaggaaaacaaaatttaaatctcaatctcaaatatttgatttgattacatagaTTATTTGTCAGAACTAGTAACAACACAAGAATTTACAATAATATTTAAGAGGGCATTACAAAAATACAATCCTTTGAATGTCTTGGTTGGGGGCACCAACACCAGCCAGGTCCAGAATAAGCTTGTATAGTTTCACATGAGGAAAACAATAAGAAAAGACAAGAtttacccactttcgatgtgggactaatcaggggtgttacattcTTTGTGTTCTTCCACTatcaaaaatagaaacttataaataCTTGTAAAAGGATATATTAGGTATACTTGCTTTAGCTTGCAAGTTTTCTGAAATTAGttgaaagttttcaattatgaaactttgaaagaaaaaaatacagACTGACCATCTAACCTTTTTTTATGAAGGAAGAAATTCATGGAGTGCATGGAAAATTAAGAAATTCAATCTAATTTTCCTATGGGAAGGAGTAAATCAGTTGCACTATTGTTTGGACATCCCCATTCAAGGGAATGAACGGTTGTTCGTCGAACCTCTTGGACAAGGACAATTGTCTTTCCATACCAAGAATTTGAGATATCAAGAATGTCTCCCATGTTGATATAATGTTTATAAAGGGTGACCAATGTATGAGGAGGCCACTAACATGGAATCTAAGGAGGGTCAATCTGCATAACCTTATAGTTACAAACGACAAGGAAATTTCTATGACTCAAACTTTGGTCCCTAGTCCACAAAAGAGTAATCTTGTGTTAGTACGAAGACTTACCTATCTGTATGCAATTCATATCATCTAATAATAAAAGTCGTGATAATTTTGCCCGTATTTACAATGTGTTCAACAAATGTTAACTATCTTTAATAATGATGACAAAAAAATGAACATTTTTAGGTTGGTACTTACCCCTAGGTTCTTTTACTTTTATATTTAAACATCGCTTACTGAATGGTGACCACCAAATGAATTttctgaaaattgaaaacaaaCAAAACATAAACACTTCTCATTGTTTTTCAATTGATAAAACATAAAGAAAACCtatgtttttattttaagatTTAACATAGATAAGTTCAAACTCTTATTTCACATTGTGTGGCTATTAAATGTTCATTAAAAAATAGGAAAGAAGCCTAAAGGTTTAGCATTTTTCAATCAGTTATAAATGGGTCAATGGTTTGGGGGCAGTTGATCCATATTCAAGTTGCTCTTGACCAAACACAAGCCAACTTGTCTCACTGCCAGCCCTGGTAAAAGGTTTGCCCTTTGTTCTTAATATAGAAAAAAATTAGAGAGAGGCGTGAAGGAAAAAGGACTTCTAGACAACATAAGTTACATACCTAAGATTTTTCACCATGCTCAACCCACTGGGAAGAAAAAGTTGCATGTTCCATCAAATTTGATATGCCAAATAATTACTGTTACAGTTCGACACAGAAATCCTCTCTACAATGTATTTTACAGCTGAGCCAGATCATGTGGTTTCTCCATAGCTTCTTTAAGAATTATCTCTGCTCTCCTTTTCTTGTCATCTTTCTCGTCATGCCTCAAAGGCCAAGAATCATTTTTAGCATCCAAGGCATCAGAAGAAAATGATGCTGCTATAGATTTCTTGTCAACTTTAAGTTTGAAATGGACGATAGGCCTCCTTCCAGGAAGAACCTTTTTCTCATTAGTCTCCAAGTCCACAGGCCCAACCTTTACGGACTCAGTGGCAGGGACAGAAGTCTCAAGCACACACAACCGGTTGCCAGCATCAGCATCTCTTTCCCATGGATTAGCAATTACAGATACTTCTTTCTCTCCAAATGGCAAAGGGGGGGACAGAAATGGGTTGCTAACAACCATTTGCCTCTCTTTACCATAACTGGCATCATTCGTAGGTTGAAACCCAGTTGTACTATTATAGGCAAGTCGCTGTTGTAAGCTCAACAAAGAACTCTCGGCGTTCGTCCGCTGCCTTGTCTCTTCGACCTTGTCCATTTTAGTGTCAGTTACCCCTTTGTTCCACTCTTCCATGCGGACATAGGCACGAGGATCAGGAAGACTCGGAACCCAATCAGGTATGTGCTTTCCGCTTGATGTCTCTCCAACCTGAGCAAAGGTAGGTGTCGCCTTAGGTGTTGTACAAACAGGGTATCCGGAAATGGGCTGTGCAAATGGGACTTCCTCTGTTGTAACAAACTGGGTGATCTCTCGAACAACACCTGAACCCACCAGACAATGGTGAACATCAGATGCCCCAGAAAAGCCCCTTGACGAACTCAAATCCTCAAGCCCCTGGATGATGTCAAACACATTGCAACTAGTTCTTCCAGCTAAATTAGCATAAAAATTAGCACTTTTGCCTAGATCACAGATGTATCGGACCATGATATCCGCCATAGCATTAATTGCAGTACGATTGGAACCGTGAAACCCAACCGACTCGCAAATCTGGCCGACGGCGATCTTGGCGACGGCGTGACTGAACTCATCACCTCGCGACGACAGCCGGCTCTTCTTCGAGGTTGTCCGTTGATTCCTTCCACTCTCCCTACCTCCATCGCTCATGTTCACCGGATCATATTATTGGCGCCAAATTAGGGACTTTGCCAATCTATACTACTCTCTGTCCATCCACTGCCGCTGCAAAGCTTGTGGTTACGGTAGAACAAGAAAACAAGCGCGTTCGGTCTGAGAAGCAAGTACCAAGATGTATCCGTCAAAAAACCCTACACTTCAGTAGCATTTGAACCAAAAGCCACCGCGAAGAATTGATGAAGCTGGTGAGGAACTCGCCGATGGCCGGTGGGGTTACGAGCAGGTTCTTCCATGGATCTCTGCAGCTTGAGTTCCGAAAAAGAACCTATTAAACGCAAGAGCCGCAACCTCAATAAACCCTAATTTCGAAAAGGGGGAGGcgagggagggagagagggagatTGAGATCGAGAAGTGATGGGGGTGTCGAGATCGGGTCGACTGGGATCTTGACTTATTTATAGAGGCGAGGGTTTGGTGTGGTGGAGAGTAAGCGTTCGCCGATGGCGCATGCGCAGGCGGGGTTTTAGTGCTCCGGCGGAGCAGCGGACCACCGTCAAGCCTCGCCACCCTCGGTCCAGACTTTAATCCCGTGCACAGCCGTATTCAGCGAACAGGGTTTTGCGACACGTAGCGTATATGTGAACGCGGCGTCATGTGAATCGATCGCGCTGGTGTTCGGTGTTCGAGATAGCACGTGGCTCCGCTGGTGCCGCTTACTTTTCACGGCATGGGCTCCGCCGAAGGCGAGAAATCTTCGGTTGCGGGCTGCTTTTTTATCCGCACGAATCTCAACGACATTGGTCCCCCTCCTCGAATCTTAATCCACAGAAAACGGCGATCGTCCCGAATCACAAGTTTtgtaagaattatatatatatatatatatatatagatatatatatatatatatatatatatatatatatatatatatatatatatatatatatatatatagataacatCATTAGAGACTATATGGGATTGCTGTGATTGTTTTTTTAATGCATGCTACCATTATTTGTGATCTAATTATGTTGAATTAGAAGAAATGCAATAAGTAGATGGACTAATTTCATATGAAAATTGAAATAAGAGGGGTTAATTATATATCCTGATTTCTACGCTTTAAAATGTATAtatctataattataaaagtgaaacatctagattTATTTAACATAACATCatcaattttactaataaaaatataaaaacaaatgataaaaaaacaattataatgtttcaatttatgatgacAGATGATAGCATCATTCGGGCTATAGGCGATTGTTATAGATAAGAAGAGTGACAATGAGAGGTGAGGGCCGCTTTACATTTGCATCGACGTTAACGCAATTGTTGAGTGATGCCACTCTGCATTTGTGTTGGCGCCAATGTAATTATCGAGCGATGAAAGGGTCATCGATGCAGATGCTGAGTGGCCCTTTCGCCCCTCGATAATTGCAACAACGTTGATACAAATACAAAGCGACAAAAGGGTCGCTCAGCATTTACATCGACGACCCTTTCACCGCTTAACAATTACGTCGACATCCACAACAACCACCCACGACCCCCAACAATATCTCGTTAGCCACTACTAATATTCTCTGCCACCATCAattggaatgttaaaattatttttttattttttgtctttGTGTTTCTGTTAGTAAAACCGATGGCGTTTGGATAAATTGACTTAGATGTTTTAttgttttattttcataactataaaaacgcaaatgtaactttttaagGTGTAAGGACTAGAATACTAAAGGTAGCTAAGGGGATAATACGTAATTATCCCAAATAAAAGCAAGAAAGAATATGTAATTGCTTTTCCATTGAAAATATTAATTAGAACAATTCCATCTCACTAATGACAATACTTCTTATGCAGTCTAATACTAATGACAATTCTTCAACCAGAAATCATATGGGATTTGATATCTTCACAGTTTGCCTGCCTTTTTCTCTTTTGGAGAAGTAAACAATACACAATTTGAGATAAGGAACTGCAACACGGTATCAATTGAGAATGGCGTTTATACAATTTGCCTGCCTTTTATTATAAGAAAGTCAACAAAATACAATTAGAGACAAATAGGAAAGTTCATCAGACACAACGGAGGATAGCAAAACTAGTAGTTCCAATGACACTTAAATCTCCATTCTGAGTGAATCTTAATTGGATTTCTGCAAGTTGGATACAAAATTTGATGCAGCAAATGCTGCTGATCCACCAACCACACAGACCAAAGCTACAATGATCTGCAAGGCCACTTCCCATGGATACTGCTCAGGCACAACAAATACACAAACAGGACCCAGGACAAGCAGTGCCAGGCTTATGCTCAGGAGTGTTCCAGGGGTTGCAGGGTCTGTTGCCGCAGAAAGAACTCCGAGTTCCTCTGCCTTTGAGAGGAGGCCCAACCTCTCCACCGTCGAGAGTGAGAGACCAAAGTTCTCAGCTGCGGTGAGTAATCCTGCTTTCTCTGCCTTAGTCAGGAGTCTAAGCTTCTCCACGTTTGTCAGCAGCTTGATGGGTTCTGAACCATTGTTGTTCATTTGTCTTGGGCCTGGCTCACCTAAAGGGAACACTGTTGATCCCTGCATTGCGAATTGATACTTTTTTCGGTCGGTTAATATTTATATGATCTCAGTAGCAAAAGATCAAAAGAAAGTAGCCGCATGATCAGTAGAACAAATGCTTACAACATTGTGCAACTTGAATGCAACACTTTTATGTTGTATATGGAAAAGAGACTACAAGTTAATTTCTAGGAGACAAAAATGAATTACTTTTGCTGTCGGTCACAATTCAGATGAACTCACACCAAAACTTTGGCAAATGAGATACACCTATTTATTTGATGAAGGCCTTTTGCTTATGATTATGTGGACCAAAGTGCAGGTCATCTAAACATGAGCATGATTTGGATTAGGTGACTGTCAAGGAAAGAGCACCATGTACACTGAACTCTAACATCTTATAGGCAAGTCAGATTAGATCTCAAAGGTAAGGTGCAAGCTAACTAGAGAGAAGAACACCAGTGACAAGCATTAATTAAACATCAGACGAAATGAAGAGGATAGATATAAGATTTAGACTCACAACATACTCCCTTACCATGTTGGATTGGATGACCAGTAATCCAAAAATATATCTTGTAGGAAAAAGGAAGCTAAATCATCAAATACCTTGGATATCACAAGTTAAAGAGAGATAAATGGTTATTCACAGACATCATGATGAAGCAACTGTATGTAATCAAATGACTTTAACAGAAAACAATTACATTCTATTCCGATAAACATTGATATGATACAAAGATAGATTGACTGAATCTAGTAAATATTTTAGTTATGGGAGACTTGCTTGCTAGACTTACAGTACACGAATCGAGTACATGacactaaaggaaccataaactcTCCTAATTATATATGCTACCTGTATCGGTCAAACC
This genomic stretch from Musa acuminata AAA Group cultivar baxijiao chromosome BXJ3-9, Cavendish_Baxijiao_AAA, whole genome shotgun sequence harbors:
- the LOC135650205 gene encoding transcription initiation factor TFIID subunit 8-like, with the protein product MSDGGRESGRNQRTTSKKSRLSSRGDEFSHAVAKIAVGQICESVGFHGSNRTAINAMADIMVRYICDLGKSANFYANLAGRTSCNVFDIIQGLEDLSSSRGFSGASDVHHCLVGSGVVREITQFVTTEEVPFAQPISGYPVCTTPKATPTFAQVGETSSGKHIPDWVPSLPDPRAYVRMEEWNKGVTDTKMDKVEETRQRTNAESSLLSLQQRLAYNSTTGFQPTNDASYGKERQMVVSNPFLSPPLPFGEKEVSVIANPWERDADAGNRLCVLETSVPATESVKVGPVDLETNEKKVLPGRRPIVHFKLKVDKKSIAASFSSDALDAKNDSWPLRHDEKDDKKRRAEIILKEAMEKPHDLAQL
- the LOC135648512 gene encoding uncharacterized protein LOC135648512 codes for the protein MEAVGICSSRMMFSSSPAIPRCPLFIKSMATPKPGTRVSATRRGSTVFPLGEPGPRQMNNNGSEPIKLLTNVEKLRLLTKAEKAGLLTAAENFGLSLSTVERLGLLSKAEELGVLSAATDPATPGTLLSISLALLVLGPVCVFVVPEQYPWEVALQIIVALVCVVGGSAAFAASNFVSNLQKSN